GCGACGATTATGAATGAACTGGATACCATCGCAGACTTCCAGCGTTACCTCAAGTGTCGAGAGAACTTCATCCTCGCCGAACACGCTCCAAGCTTGCTAATCATGAGCGAGCTAGATCTGTTGGCGACGTATATTCACGACGGGAAGTCACTCGACAAATTTACCAGGGCAGATCACGTCATAGTTTCCGAGGGATGCTGGGAAGAAGTAATCAGAAAGCCCGAGTATATCGCCAGAGTGCAGGAAAACCGCGTGAGCTATATCTGGGACAGCATAGTTGATTACTCTAGAGAATGTCCCGGAGATGAGTACAGAGAGATCGCCAAGGAAATGTCACGACCTGATCGCTTTCAGCGCCGGTGCCTATCAAAGGCTTTTCTTGGTGCTAGGGAGGAGGCATTTCTTGGTGCGAGGAAAGAGAAAAACACGGAAAGGGGTTCATTCACGAGAGTTTACGTACCAGACAGCACGACTACAACCTACGTGTTCATTGTTACTCCTGCATCTTGGGATCGTACTCGGCGCTCCGCGCGGTTAATAAACACATGCCTTGTTGCTCGTGATAAATATCGAAACAACAAGCGGGTTTTCGGTTTGGCAACGGACTACGATATGAGTAGCAATCATGTCTTTGAATTCGCGTTATTGGACTATCCCAAGTGGAGTAAACTCAACCAACGTGTTGCAGAGGACTTGAGAAAAGACCAAAAAATCCTTGTGAGACGAAATGTCCACCACGTCAGTGAGTCGGAGTATCCAGGTACTTCTATGCCACCTGAGCCGCCCGGAGAGATAACTCTTGCTGGTGCGCCACATCAGCCCAGAAAACGAAGGGAAATAGGTAGAAACGAGCCTTGTCCCTGCGACAGCGGCAAGAAGTACAAGAAGTGTTGTGGAAAATAAGCCGACCTGTCGAAACTGAAGACAGTTTCGACCTACGCAAGCTCCCCTCATCCCCGCTTTGTGTACATCACCATCCAACGCTGCAGATCGTTGTCGCGGATGTACTTGATGTCGTCGGCGTAGGGAGACAATGTCTCGCGCAATTCGGTCTCGTCGGGGAAGTTCTTGACCACCCAGAACTCACCTCCACCCGGTACCGTGCGCCTGCTGATACGGTTGCCGTCTTCGTCGTAGCGAACTTCCTCTTGTTCAAAAAAGTCGATCACAAGCATATCGATTATAATGACGCAGGCGCCTTTTTCAAGATGATCATGTAAAGCCTGCAAGAAGTCAGCAACTCGTTGCTTGGGAATATGCGACCACCAGTCAGCCATGAAGGCCACGTCGAATGAACCGGCTATCTTATCAAGTGCGTAGGCATCGACTTCCTCAAACCTGACCGGCGCTCCCCTGTACTCCTTTAGTTTAGCAAGCTCAATGACTGATGCGTTGACATCTGTAGCCACAACAGATCGGGCACGGGTTGTAAGAGTCTGTGTCCAGATGCCTGTTCCGCACGCAACTTCGAGGACATCCTTGCCGATGATCCTCTCTTTGATCTGGTCCAAGAGTGGCTGCATCAGAGTCTCGTGTTCTCTCTGTGAATGGTAGCTCATGTACTCATCATGCCACGGCGCCCGGCGATCATAGTAGACATTCATCTCCCTGATTAAGTCATCGCGGCTCATAGTTCAGTCTAAACCCTCAAGCACTGCCAATCAAGTTCACTCTGAAGAAAACGGACTCATCCGCGCCACAAATTCCTTTCCCTCTCCCCTGCCAAGCGCTATAATCCTCCATCATGGATACCAAACGTACCGACTACATCAGCTGGGAAGAGTATTTCATGGCCATCGCCCAGCTTTCGGCCAAACGGTCCAAAGACCCCAGTACCCAGGTCGGGGCGTGTATCGTCAATGCCAGCAAGCGGATTATCGGCATTGGCTACAATGGCTTCCCCATTGGCTGCTCCGATGACGAACTCCCCTGGGGTCGTCAGGGAGATTTTCTCGACACCAAATATCCCTATGTCTGCCACGCCGAAATGAACGCTATCACCAACGCCTCCAACAAACCGGACCTTGACGGCGCCAGTATATACGTCTCACTATTTCCTTGCAATGAGTGCGCCAAACTCATTGTACAGGTTGGCATTAAAGAAGTCGTCTATCTGTCGGACAAGTACCAGGACGACCCGGTTTTCGTGGCCGCTCGACGTATTTTCGACATGGCCGGAGTGGCTTGCCGCCAGCTTGAGCCGACCCACACCGACATCAATCTGAAGCTGGAATAATTCCCAGCATATCCACCATACGACCCAAGACCACAGGCCTCTACTACTGAGCTAACCATGCCGATAATTGATGGTAAGGATCGCTTCTTGTGGTGCTTGCGATATCGCTGGCCCCTTGTAGCCACCCCGGACAGTTTTTGTTGCATTGAGCGAGCCAGTTCACAATAGTAGTTTTTTCGGAGATGATGCTGTGCCCCGAACTATTGTCTTTCAGGAGCCCAAACCATGACCAGAACCAGAGAAGACGTTCTGCGGCTGATCCACGAAGCCGGCGTGCGCTATATCCGCCTTTGTTTCACCGATATTCTGGGGAAGATCAAGGGGATGTCAATTACTCGCTCCGAGATCGAACAGGTTCTTGAAGAAGGACAGGGGTTCGATGGTTCTTCAGTGGCAGGGTTTGCGCGCATTGAAGAATCCGACCTGATGGCTGTGCCTGACCCACTCACATTCCGCGTTATCCCCTGGGAAATATCCGGCGAAAAAGTGGCTATGATGTTCTGTGACATCACCAATCCTGACGGTACTCCCTACGACGGCGACCCGCGTTGGGTGCTCAAGCGTAATCTTCAGAGAGTACAGAAAAAGAGATGGACGCTTAATGTCGGACCTGAGATTGAGTATTTCTACTTCAAGAACGATCAAGGCACAGAAGCTCTCGATCGGGATGGTTATTTTGACTTCGGCACGGTCGACATTGGTTCGCAGGTGCGCAAAGCGACTGTTAATGCTCTCGAAGCTATCGATATCCCCGTAGAATGTTCGCATCACGAAGTAGCCCCTTCGCAACACGAGATCGACCTGAAATATCAGGAAGCGCTCGTGATGGCAGACTTCGCTCAAGTCTATCGGTTTATCGTCAAACAGGTAGCGATGCAGAACGGACTCTATGCTACCTTCATGCCCAAACCTGTCTTCGGCCAGAACGGATCCGGGATGCATTGTCATATGTCTCTTTTCAAAGGCGACAAGAATCTTTTCTTCGACGGCAAGGACGAATACAATCTGTCTAAGATGGCTCGCCAATTCACAGCCGGCTTATTGAAACATGTTTGCGAGTTTGCGCTCGTTACCAACCAATGGGTCAATTCCTACAAACGCCTGGTACCGGGTTATGAAGCGCCGGTCTACATTGGCTGGGGAAGGCGAAACCGTTCGAGCATGGTGCGAGTGCCATTGTATCGGATCGGCAAGGAGAAAGCGACGCGGATAGAATTGCGTTCACCCGACCCAGCCTCTAATCCATACCTGGTCTTCTCCGCCATGCTGGCGGCCGGGATGGCGGGGATTGAAGGTAAGTACAAACTGGCCGATCCGATTGAGGATAACATTTTTGAAATGTCCGAGGCTACGAAAAAGAGCAACAACATCAAGACTCTTCCAAACTCGCTTGAGAACGCGATTCGATTGTTCGAGGAATCGGAGTTGATGAAAAAGTGTTTAGGGGAACACGTTCACGCCAAACTGATCGCGAACAAGAAAATCGAGTGGGATCAGTATCGAGTCCATGTCAGCCACCACGAACTCGACAAATACCTGCCTATGCTGTAATTCGGGAATAGCTCTCGCTACAGAGCGCGGCGTTGTTTGGTCGACCCGGATGGAGTCGCACCATCAGATGGTTTCTCACCTATCAGAGCGTTGAGTTCTTTACCAGCACCCGCCAGGTCACGCAAGAACTTCACCCTCGCTTCGGGACTAAGTTCCTCCGCTAGACGACCGTAGTATTCGATGCCCAAAATCATATTTTGGCCAAAATCGCTGAGGTACTTCCGAATGCGATCCGTATCGGCCTCGTCGCCATCAAGCTGTTCACGCAGCATCTCAATGTAAAGGCGCAGTTCGGTGATAAACATATGGGGACGGCCGGGACTCATAGGCAGTGCCTGTCGCCCATAGATATGGTCAAGCATCTGCTCAAGAGTTGTGACAGTCGAATAGTGAGCGATACTTGGTCCACAGCAAATCGCCGAGTTGAACTCACCCTCTACCCCATGGCGCGACAGAGCATTGGCGGCGAGATCTTCACAGAGACAAACTCGCTCCATTACTTCCTGCGCCTTCCGGTAAAAACCAGCCGGTGCGAGGTCATCTTCTTTCAGGGCTTTCAAGCGCCGACTCTGATAGCCTCGCGAGGCAGGACAGAGTGCTTTTTCGGTAAACTCTGTACTTGAAGCCAGGAATCCCTTGGGACACGGACTCCCGGGTTTTCCGTCCTTGATCCGCTTAAGACGGGTTTCCTCGCTCAACGATGTGCGCAGAAGCCAGAACGGTACGCCCAAAGGTGAACTGTGACTGAGCCAGACATCTCGATCCGAAGCCTCAGCCAGTTTCTCGAGATGACTGGCATCAACATTGGTGACTTCAGGAACCAGCAGGAACGGAGTTCCCCAGCCGGTACTATCGACTTTATAGTATTCGCGTAGGAAAGTATCTTCATCGGCCGTGGAAATTCCACCCTGGACAGTAATGCGAACCGACGGCGGTTCAGCAGGTGTGGCCAAATCGCGAGCGTCCAGAGCCTTGCAGTAAGTGGCATGAAGCTGCTTGATCGTGCTCTCTTTCTCACTGACAAACTCAGCGAGGATGGGGCCCATAAGATGTCCCTTGGTTGCAAAAGCATGGCCACCGCAGTTGAGCCCGGATTCTATCCGGTATTCCGAAACCCACAACCCCTTCTTGGCCAGGAGTCTGCTCTGTATCTGGGCGGAACG
This region of Candidatus Zixiibacteriota bacterium genomic DNA includes:
- a CDS encoding SEC-C domain-containing protein, producing the protein MEINNPRRRQFELKGKLAEEIIHHLAYQSFLKEWCYPNPKDEKGKEICDLLVVLDSSIIVIQVKDIKFSGNEERYTRKAIDDPVKQVLGAERRLLDYGCRVKLKNAHGYSHTFDPNDVSEIQRVVLTVGDGFVRRKLAVVKKGKVIHIFDRDIATIMNELDTIADFQRYLKCRENFILAEHAPSLLIMSELDLLATYIHDGKSLDKFTRADHVIVSEGCWEEVIRKPEYIARVQENRVSYIWDSIVDYSRECPGDEYREIAKEMSRPDRFQRRCLSKAFLGAREEAFLGARKEKNTERGSFTRVYVPDSTTTTYVFIVTPASWDRTRRSARLINTCLVARDKYRNNKRVFGLATDYDMSSNHVFEFALLDYPKWSKLNQRVAEDLRKDQKILVRRNVHHVSESEYPGTSMPPEPPGEITLAGAPHQPRKRREIGRNEPCPCDSGKKYKKCCGK
- a CDS encoding class I SAM-dependent methyltransferase, with the translated sequence MSRDDLIREMNVYYDRRAPWHDEYMSYHSQREHETLMQPLLDQIKERIIGKDVLEVACGTGIWTQTLTTRARSVVATDVNASVIELAKLKEYRGAPVRFEEVDAYALDKIAGSFDVAFMADWWSHIPKQRVADFLQALHDHLEKGACVIIIDMLVIDFFEQEEVRYDEDGNRISRRTVPGGGEFWVVKNFPDETELRETLSPYADDIKYIRDNDLQRWMVMYTKRG
- a CDS encoding dCMP deaminase family protein is translated as MDTKRTDYISWEEYFMAIAQLSAKRSKDPSTQVGACIVNASKRIIGIGYNGFPIGCSDDELPWGRQGDFLDTKYPYVCHAEMNAITNASNKPDLDGASIYVSLFPCNECAKLIVQVGIKEVVYLSDKYQDDPVFVAARRIFDMAGVACRQLEPTHTDINLKLE
- a CDS encoding glutamine synthetase family protein, with the protein product MTRTREDVLRLIHEAGVRYIRLCFTDILGKIKGMSITRSEIEQVLEEGQGFDGSSVAGFARIEESDLMAVPDPLTFRVIPWEISGEKVAMMFCDITNPDGTPYDGDPRWVLKRNLQRVQKKRWTLNVGPEIEYFYFKNDQGTEALDRDGYFDFGTVDIGSQVRKATVNALEAIDIPVECSHHEVAPSQHEIDLKYQEALVMADFAQVYRFIVKQVAMQNGLYATFMPKPVFGQNGSGMHCHMSLFKGDKNLFFDGKDEYNLSKMARQFTAGLLKHVCEFALVTNQWVNSYKRLVPGYEAPVYIGWGRRNRSSMVRVPLYRIGKEKATRIELRSPDPASNPYLVFSAMLAAGMAGIEGKYKLADPIEDNIFEMSEATKKSNNIKTLPNSLENAIRLFEESELMKKCLGEHVHAKLIANKKIEWDQYRVHVSHHELDKYLPML